TTCTTGTTTTTCATATCAGATGAGAACTTCAAATTCAGAAGTATTACACCATTCTGTGGTCTGTTTGTGACAGAAGAGTAAAGAACGAACCTATTTGCATTTGAATCTACAAACTGTTCATTCTTGTTTTTCATATCAGATGAGAACTTCAAACACTGCAAGACTACATGGCAAATGACGGAAAGAAACTCCAAATGAACACCACAGTAATCCTAAAATAAGACCACAGAGAGGGGCTTCACAAAATTCAGAGCATCTGTATCAAGCTATACGTTTACAACCAAAGAAAGATTGATGAATCAATCAAAGGTACAGCAAATTAAGTACCTTTGAGAAGTCCAATTGGAGATCATAACCAAGCTCGCCGCAGTTCCCATGTTCATCTTTGGGGAAAATGGGAGACTTGTTCATCTTCCTACTGCAACCCAGAGACAGAGTACAGAGAGAGGATCAGCGTGTCCATGAAGCACAGGATAATCCGCAACCGAAGCATCATCTGTACCCGAGTGCTTTGCCGTGTTATTATGAAGAAAAGCTACAAGAAATTCCAGATCATTTTGCTTTCCACAAGAAAGCACGGGCTGCTTTGTTCTAGAGTGCTAGTTAGGGACTGTCCAAAGCGTAGAGAGCTTGTGTCTCCTAAATGAAAGCTAAAGAGAACATGAACAAAAATTGAGAAGAAGATGACAATCATCTTTTTCTTGGAAAGAGATGCGAGTCATTATCATCAGACAAGAAAAAGTAGAGGGACAGCAAATAGACAGGAAATTGGAACAAGACAAGAGGAGAACTAATACCCCATCAGCATTGCTTTAGCTCTGAAGTTAGCAGAGCAGCTCTCAGCTTGGTCTTTCTTGGTGGAGCATCAGCAGTAGTTTGGTGCAGATAAAAAGATCCTGACAGGAGAAACACAGCACAAGAACACAATCGGCTCTGCTACCTTCTCGTGAGCATTAATTCTCTTTCCTGAGCCAACATCTCTGACAAAGAACAGGGCCCAAACCATAAAATCTTTGGCACCTTGTAAGTGTAACTGCTGTAACTTCTCATGCCGACCAGAAGATGGTACGCTTTGTTGAGAGAGAAATCATGTGGGGTAGAAACATGTGGCGGTGACGGATGTCAAGGCAAAGACAACGGCATAGAACATGGTGTGTCTTGTTCCAAGTCCGATTGCGTTTTCTGAGCAGTCCTCAATGTCAGGCACTTGAAAGGCTGCAGAAAACCTATAAAGATTCTGGATTTTCTCATGTACTAAAGATCTTTCTTGGAGATGATCTGAGAAAGATTACGCGTCAGAGAATCTTCTCGTCGACAGTTGCTTCGTTCCCCAGAATGAATCTTCCTTTTTTTCTTGATTCCACAGCTCGACGAAGTGCAAGAACAGATGCATTTTCAAGAAAAGAGACATTTTTGGGCCAAAAATGAGACATTTTTTTTGTAGAGAAATCACTGCACAAAAGGTgtgcataaaaaaataaagattaaataagaaattttggggcattccgagaattgaactcgggacctctcgcaccctaagcgagaatcataccactagaccaaatgcccATTGATGAATGGTTATCACTTTAATTAGTATTATATCTTAACTTTGGACAATTCTTTTCCTAGCAGGGAAATGTGTTCGATGTCAAAGATaagatataataataattaaagtgACATTAACTGTTCAACAAAgggcatttggtctagtggtatgattctcgcttagggtgcgagaggtcccgagttcaattctcggaatgccccaaaattttgttttatctttatttttttatgcacACCTGTTGTGTAGTGATTTCTCTGCAAAAAAATGTGGCacaaatcaagaaaattcaaaagggaaaaagaaaacaaaaaattatcaGAAATTTCTTCGCAAAGAAAAAATGGCACACATCATGAAAGGTTGAaagtaaaggaaaagaaaacaaaaaagggcGATAatttgcaaagtttcttttttatATTGGTTGTCATAATTGATCTATgagagtgtcaaaagaaagggcaAATATTGATGAACAAGTGTTTCTGTAGATGAACACACATCAGTCACTGGAGCAGTTTCACTTGCTATTCTAAAGATCAAGCTTTGCAGTGTAAAAAGAAGAAGCTGGAAACAAGTTCAATGATCCATTAATACATGAGTTTGAAGTTGTATGCCTCCACAGTGAGAATGATGCTGTTTTCCTCCAAGAAACTGTGTATGACATGTAAAGCTGACTTTTATCTGATACATGCAGTTTACACAGATTGCAAACTCAACAATGCTGTTTCTTGTTCTCTGAATGCTGCATTTGACTAAACCTTTTGTTCCACTTTGTAGAGAGAGGGTTTCTGATTAGTGGTTGAACCAAATCTAGCCAGCTAAATTGTCAAATTATTTTCCGCCACGATGTTTAAAATTAATTGATTATTTTAGGTTGCAGCCTGAAAAATCCTTGTTGCCTCGGTTGTCGATATGACTTGTTCTGATTAAGATAAACTCATGTTGTTGAGCagaacaacaaggaaattggtgatACTTGAGAGAGAGATGCTGATCTAATCTTGACTGCTTGGCATCTGTTTCCAACCTGCCCAGCTAACATCTGACACTGTTATATTGAGACTTTCTATTGAGTTTTCAGTATCAGCTAACAACAAGGTGGAAGGAGTATTTGACTTGTGGCCATCAATCTCTTGTCATGTCATTTCTTGCATAAACCGATAAGAAACCGTTAATTTAGTTGATGAAGGGCATCGTTTCTAGATGTCATGAATGGTGAGAAAGAAAACTCTTTTTTATGAAGAACAAATGTGTCGCAAGCTTTGTGCTACCAACTCAAATCCCAAAAGAGGTTGGTGGCTGAGCACTTCATTGCCACTGTTGCTAGGATCATCAATGGAAGAAGACACCTCCAAAAGgagtatattctgatcaaatttaATTCTATATCTTAAACAAGCATTGCAAAATCCTACATCAATGTGTCACACTTTGTCTCTTCTGATTATAAATTGAAAGTTCAGAGTATGTCTAAATCATGACAAGCACATCAGAAAATCCATATTTCTTCAGATTATCAGACAGACAACATGATTTATGAGAAGGATTCACCATGGTGCTTTGACCATATCGGTTGCGGTGATGTTGCTGTTAAGCAGCAATAACTTGCACCGGTTTTTGCCTCCATTAGCTCAATTCATCTAGGTAAAGTATTCTGATGAATAAATGCACCTTTTAGCTTCTTTCCGACAAATATTTTGATGCTGCAATGGAGAAAAGAATAGATGCCATATTCATTTGATTTGGACAATTTGTCCTAATAAATGCCTATTGAGGTCTGGCACTTCAAATAACTAAATTTGCAGGAAAATGGTCAGCACAAGATTCGACTTCCATGCCATGGTCATGAATGACATGAGTGCTGATAACTTCAGCCAACAAATGGACATAAAACAATCTACTTGTAAAGCAGGATCTACTTGTAATCATGGAATGCTCTTGGGTTTAATCAGTGCAGTGCTGCTGCAAGTTGCATTAGATATCGATGTGTGAGCTCAGTGCCAGAGATGAAACTTTTGTTGTTAGCTTCTTTTTCTATTGCTAATGGTTCCTTCTTTAACTAAGTCAACCTTACCGGTATGTCGTCACGAGTAGAACTATTATGTCTTTGTCTTCTCCATGCTCCTCAGAAGGATAATCAACAATGGCCCCATCAACTGTTAAATCTATTGTCTCAACATTGATTACTCTTCTTCTTTAGGCTAGCATTGTAGACATAGACATATTTATGTATTCAACATAGTTTCTATCATTACAGGGAGGGAGAAATATTGATTCTGGAGCCAACTTGAATGAAGTTTTCAGGCTCAACATATTTGGTCTACTGTGATTGCCAAAGATGATTTCTTAATAGTTGCAGCTGGCAAACTTGTCTCAAGCATATAAACCGAAAGCTAGCGGAAGAAACTAAACTTACATGCTCAGTCCTGAtggattattatttatttattataacatacatacacacacacatatatatatatataaataatagctTTTCATGGAAATTTCCATTCTTGATGttatatcaaatatatatatatatatatatatatatatatatatatatattgcttttaAAGTTGATAGAAAACACAATCATGAATGGTTGTTGCATACTTTCTCTCTGTAAACCATAAATTTCAAGTTGGTGAAGAGTTCAAACTCAATTGgcagaagaagaaaaataaagactAATACTGGAAGGAAATGTATCGAAAAGAGAGAATTTTAATCAGAAACAGTTTCAAACTTCTCTGATTCTTTTCTATCCTGAGCAACATTCTGCAAAGTTTGGTAATCAGAAACAGTTGCAAGCTCTGTGAGTCCTGTCAGTCCTGACCTTCATTCTGCAAAGCTTCTGGTAATGGTAGCTCAGGTTAGCCGCaactctgcacatgaatcatgaaGTCAACACATTGGCATCCACCATCAGCATCACCTTTGTATTGACTTGGTCCACCCACTTGTAGATGCAGCTTGAAGTTGATCTCCCTCAGCAAAGTCCAATGCCAGGCTGCAGAAGAAGTTGTGGTCATTGCCATCTCTGATCTACTTGTGCAGGGAAAGTTAATCCAACAGTTGAGGAGTCTCTTGTGGATGTTGTGCTGTTTGTTGTCTTTGTTCTCAGAAACTTCTCTTGGCCTCCTGGCCATGTCCCACACAGCTGACTGTTCTGTCTCCTTCTCTCCTCCTGTCCCTTTTCCCTATGTTTCACCACAGACTCAGTGCATGCACCTGCCCTTCATCCTCCAGTGTTCTTTCCACTAATCTTGGCATGTATTTGTCATTTTCAGTTGCCTATATTTGGTGCTTATCTCCTGGAAAAATTACTTATATCCACAACTGAACCAATCACAATTGTCAAAACCAAATCAAACACTTAAGCAATTGTGCTCCAAAGGTAATAATTGAGATCTTTTTATGAAACAAGAAAAGAGATTAGTGGATTAATTCCATTCCCAAGTCTAACTAAATATCAATTTTCATTTCCTCGATGAAATTTTATTCATATgaggattcaaaatatcatgtaaaTAAACCCCATTGGACATAAATAATGTCATCAAGGGAATTGACATATCATGAGACTTTGTTcctgtcaaaatcaaaataaaacattAGCTTAATTGGCTAGTCAAACCTGTCCCAATCCAATAGCCCATACTCTTCGTTTGGCATAAGGTGACTTGACACAACCCCTCTCTCTTCATACATCCCTTCTTTCCATCTCTACCACAAACGAACTAATTAATGTCAACATTATctcaaaattttcctcttttaaatttttaatatttcatttatattcataaaattatatatatatatatatatacataatttttaTCACTATCATAATTACCACTTAAAACTATTCACAGTCcctttttattattgataatctctttgaaaaataataatttttttttctttctttataatCCCTTATTAGTCATTGTCGTCATCGACCGTCACCTGCTCGTCGGTTGATGCTGTCTGACCCCACTCAATATTATCcctcaaaaaagagaaaaaaagagaatgaGAAAGAAAAATGAGAAGAACATGAACATATTTatgtataattaattaaaaaaaagttataaataataaaaatgacatTAACACACTTAAATAATATCTATACTTTAATTAACCATCATCCCTCCCACCAAACTCACAATTATCTCCAACCATAAAGCTTCCCCACCTACCCTCCAGCCTTCCTCCAATAAAACGCCTCGCTTTCCTTTGTTTCATTGCTTTTCGTGGAGGAAAACCCGTAAAAGAGTAGTCTTTAGAGCGGTGGAGAGATGTGTGGAGGAGCGATCATCTCCGACTTCATACCGCCGTCGGCGTCGCGGCGGGTGAAGGCGGAGCACCTGTGGCCGGGCGGGAAGAACAGGAGGGGGAAGCAGCGGAGGGTGGAGGTCGAGGATGACTTTGAGACGGACTTTCAGGAGTTCAACGACGAGTCCGAGGAGGACGACTTCGATGACTTCGAGGAGGGCGAGATCAGCTTCAAGACCGTCCAACGGAGATCATCCTTCTCTCGAGGTAATTGAGGAAATTTGTGAAAAAAGTTGCGATTTTTACCAGAAATATCACTTTTATTCTATCTTCTTCTAATTGTATATCCTCTATTTTAACTAGATCTCATCTATAATAGGTTTATGACTTGAGATTCTTTCTCTTAGAGTTGTGAAGAACGGAGTAATAATAAGTTAACAAAAATGAAGGTGGGTTTTGTCTTTTTCACACATGGTGTTACTTTTTTATCATCCGTCCTGCAATTTTTCGCCAATTTAAGACTAGTTCTTGCAGAGCTTTTCTTCGGCTTTTGTTCTGGAAggacaaaggttagaaaatcgaaGTAGCAAATCGAATGATAAtctttgagatttcttatgttaCGGAATTGTGTAATTTCCATCGATTTGTTAGTGGATCTTTTCTTTACGGCCTTCTGTCGTTCAAAGGTACCCAAACTCTGGCAGTGGCTCAAACGATCTTTTCAGAATTTGTTTTTGTTAACAAGTGATCAAGAAACACGAGATTTTACTTTAAATCTTTTTGTAGGTGCTAATGATCCCGAGTTGATTATTATTTCAACTTTCGagaaatttaatttttcttgaaaacaagaaagacgattttttttctttcattgtaGCATAACACGTTGTGAATATGGTTATCTTTTTTTGGGAGGTTATTGAAACTTTTATGTAAGAAGTGAAAAGCTGGGCTTTTTTCCATTCAGGTTTGAGAAAGATGGTGAAGCTTAGATCTTTGTTTCCTAGATTCTTGGTGATGTGAGCTTAATTCTAAAAATAGGAACCTTGTCCGAGTGCTAATGTTTTGTTTCATGAGAAAAATAAGTTTCTTATCTACTCTAGGCTAGTGCAACATTGTAACTTGTTGTATTTTTCTGATATCTGAGTGTTGGATATAGGTGAGGTTTTGCAATCTTGTGTTAGAGAATCAAAATTCCTAGAATTTCACTAGCAGATGATCGGATCAAAGGGAACTACCTAGACAACTTATATTATGTTAGTTTTTACACATCGGATGAGGAGAGAAACAGGAAGAAATTATTGATTATGGATGGAGATGATCTAAACAATTATGGTTACTTTTCTTCACTAATCTGATTAGCTTTTGAATGAGGAGTTTTGGTGCGGGGGAAGGCAGTGATTTAGTTGCTTCCAAGTAATATggttatgttgtgtgtgtgtgttgggagTGTAAAAACTGCTGAAAATCTTGTTCTATTTGTACTGCAGAGGGTTCTGTCGCTCTAAAACCAGGAGACTATGATGGATCTGCGGTTGAGTCAaccaaaaggaagagaaagaatcaATTCCGTGGAATCCGCCAGCGCCCATGGGGCAAATGGGCAGCGGAAATCAGAGATCCTCACAAAGGAGTCCGTGTTTGGCTCGGGACATTTAACTCAGCTGAAGAGGCTGCAAGAGCTTATGATGCTGAAGCTCGACGCATCCGTGGCAAAAAGGCAAAGGTGAATTTCCCCACTACAGCAAAGTCTGGTGGCCAAAAGCGCATTCAGAAGCCTACTTCTCGAAAACCACCTATGCCAAATCTGTCTGAACAAAATGAATTCAAGCAGTACACCTATCTGAATGACCAGGATTGTGATGTCTATTCTGCTATGGGCTTCTTGGAAGAGAAGGTGCTAACTAAACCTGACTATTGGAACCCCACTGCAACAAAAGAACTTTCTGCACCTTGTGAAGTTCTCAACTTCCCTTCTGATGAGGGAAGTAACTCTTTTGGCCATCCTGACTTTGTATGGGAATATGAGACAAAAACCCCAGAGATCATGCCAGTTCATGTTCCTGCTGCTATCGAAGGCAATGTCACTGAATTGCTGGGACACGATAACCCTCAGACAAATTTGAAATACAATTGTGGAGTGGAAGTGTCAGCAGAAGAGAGCAATGCAGTTAAACTCCCTGATGACATATCTGCTTATGACTCGTACATGAAAATCCTGCAGTTTCCTTACCTTGAGGAGAGCTCCAATTTGTCAATTGACTGCCTATTTGGTGGTGAACTGGCTCAGGATGATCTGAGTGCTGTGAACCTGTGGAGCTTCAATGATCTGCCCATGGAGGGCAGTGTTTACTTGGGGACTTCGGCCCTGGCTACTGGTTCTCTGTAAATATGGATAAAAGTAAGCATTCCATGGATGACATTCTTTCTATTTAGCCATGTCATCTTTATGTATCTCCTTATTCAGAGGAGCAATTGGTTGTTTCACTTACATTCTTTTTACTTTCTCAGGTACCAATGTTGATGAAGGTTGATTATGGAGGGCCAGAATTGTTTATGGGGTGTCATGAATCTGAACATGATTCCGTTTGCAGAATAATCTTTGGAAACAACATTTTATATCTGCCTTTTTAAGTGTTTTGGCTTTTAGCTTATGGACTCACATTTACTATTATGCTGACGATTGGTGTATCTGTTGCAAGTTTTCTTGTTCTGTGACATGCTTTTGAACTTGGGGTAGATTTTCCCCTGCTTTATTTACTTTCATCGTTGTCTCCTTGATGATTGATCGACTTGAATCTGGTCGCCGGTGGACATTGTGCCTATCATCTTCAGATCTTCTTTGCTTGATGTGGACCGAAAACCAAACCCTGTGATGCGGTTAATATATCAGTTATACTTTTTTGTTGGATTCCTCTATGATGATCTCTGTCGCTTCTGGATACACGTCCTTTAATGCAACTTGTTAACCTTTGTTTATGGATCAAATAGTATTTAATCAGATGCCTTTCAAAACCAGGGTGGGGAAGCAAAAATGGTGGGTGGCAAATCCTTGATCGGTGGTTTTGTGGAATGTTTTCCGGTTGGCATTGTAAAAGATACAAGAGAGTGATGCTGCTGGATTATATTGTTGCATTTTGATACTCATCTGGCACTTTCATGTGAGAGCAAAATAGAGACAATCAAGCAGTGTGGCTTCTTACATCTTAAAGCCGTGATCTGAAAGATTGGGAGGTAAAAGCTTGTTGAGAAGTCATACCTGTGGATCGAAGTG
The window above is part of the Musa acuminata AAA Group cultivar baxijiao chromosome BXJ1-1, Cavendish_Baxijiao_AAA, whole genome shotgun sequence genome. Proteins encoded here:
- the LOC135673578 gene encoding ethylene-responsive transcription factor 1-like, producing MCGGAIISDFIPPSASRRVKAEHLWPGGKNRRGKQRRVEVEDDFETDFQEFNDESEEDDFDDFEEGEISFKTVQRRSSFSREGSVALKPGDYDGSAVESTKRKRKNQFRGIRQRPWGKWAAEIRDPHKGVRVWLGTFNSAEEAARAYDAEARRIRGKKAKVNFPTTAKSGGQKRIQKPTSRKPPMPNLSEQNEFKQYTYLNDQDCDVYSAMGFLEEKVLTKPDYWNPTATKELSAPCEVLNFPSDEGSNSFGHPDFVWEYETKTPEIMPVHVPAAIEGNVTELLGHDNPQTNLKYNCGVEVSAEESNAVKLPDDISAYDSYMKILQFPYLEESSNLSIDCLFGGELAQDDLSAVNLWSFNDLPMEGSVYLGTSALATGSL